The window tcaatagtaaACATATGTTTAATGCCAAAATGTCATTTGTTTCGCCACCAGATTTGGAATAAGCTCtattaagttttaaaaaattgtgtgtgTCTCGTGATCTCTTATTTTATTCAgtggttatttatttttgtaatgtagGTATTGCTTAAAAGAACATCGTTTGTTTTGAAATGGCACtagaaataatacaatttcgatttattaatattaatatttttaaataattaacttttattgtcataaataaaaattcttggaaaaaacacgaaaatttcggaaaaaataCTTTTGCATATTTACCAATGCTAATACAGTTGTATGTCTTTAATTACCTAATTgttttgttacatttattattaattgaagATAACAATTAGGCAATGCTTATATAAAATAAACCCAATCTAATTATGTAAGTTTGTTACGATTTacgaataaaaaacaacttgtTTGTTTTTAGTCTCTAATCAACAGAAGGGACGATTCcattataaagaaaaaactctttatttatgaaattcagacgacaaaatgtttacttaccttgctttacttttattattagttattaggtTATTACTAAGATTTGTTGTAAAACCCTTTCCACATCAAGACGTTTTTGAAACGATTGTtacaagttttaaataaattttaagtatttttgctGTACGTGTGTATATCGAAAACTTTAAATgatatgaaaaaattcacatacactgagaaaaaatatttgatagttaaCGACAATTTCTATACtgagtataatttttttctataatttctttttttattataactcttgtattgattaataaaaaatacagagtgtttcacaTAACTTTGTGAGGTCTGCGCCTAATGTACgcaaatatacaaaagtcacaaaatactagataaaaaaaacacatttattagctgtttcaaaactataaaaacaccaacgtcgcattttctttcaaaattagctgttataaattattcatgcactctAATAAAATAGTAGCTTATGTAGTTATACTCTCAATGAACAATTaacaatcttatttaaaaaaataattcggtgacgtttacgtttttatagttttgaaacagctaataggtacttatttaatttttggaaacccaTGACAGTAGTTGTCAGAGTGTTtctttaatattaatagtcaTAAATTTCTGCTTTTTACAATATTATCAAATATTATCATGTGTTCTGTCAAGAGACGGCTAATAAGCTAACTAAaaacgttgtaattttttgaaaggggtgaacaaactagagaagactattcaatttttttaagtttataatCGAGTTTGTGTCGGAATGTGTATTGTTGGTGGTATTTTACAGGCGCAGGCCTCGTAAAATTATATGAAATACCTTGAATTAAAAAGTTCAttaatagaaattttattatttccatGCAGTATCATTCTAAAAGAAACGATACCTACTACTTAAAtgataaactaaataaaaaatagttccAATTCTCAAATTTACGTATATTCGAgttttatataattaattattatttttggaacTCGCGACATTTTTCAacgaattttttctacaaaacaaccttttcattcttttttatgtaattacttATTTGTTATTTGTATAAAAAGCAACTATTATATACCGGGTGACTATAAAATTTAGTGCATTTAGTAAATTATCCCAAGTTGAAAATATGTATAAATTCATGTTTTGGCATAAGTAATACATCGtattttaacgttttaattaaagaacGTGACAAACtacttaaaaacttaaaatgtcaaaatcgTAAAAGTTTTACTAATATAGTTTGATGGAGAATGTCTTCGAATTGactttttttcacatttttgttttatactgattattttaaataattcttaattaaagaaaaataaaaaatgagagcttttattttaatatttgtagatgtaaatataaattgtatttttatttgtattttttttaatttcaatgttaataatatttcagtgtgaaatgttttttaaaaaaattacttttgtaattaattaattaattaattaattaccttGGGTTTTAACTAGTACTTAATTCTAAGAGGTAcacttattttatgttttttgtccgttgtggagagatGTCGACTAAACGACGTGGGCAGTCTTGATATaagaaaagtaatttttttcaacgaaCAAATTGTTGtgattttcctattttttattattattaggtaTATCGTAatctctttaaaataaaattaaaatcataataaaaagaaaagaaacagAATGTTTGACTTAAAATcttcattttttgttgttttgtggAGCCGGGTatcttacaataattttttacatgacGGAATATTTCAGCTATTTTTTGAACAGGTTCAAAATATTCACAGACAGCGTGTGTttattgtagcaacgttttctttgtacctcataaagttttacaacagataatgGTGTTTAAGATAAGCAACCCTCACAATAAGATGACAAGGGCGacctgaaaatatttacgataccgATCGGTtcctctaaaaaatttaatggtgtacaaagaaaacgttgctacaatatTATCGGCTTCGTCAATATTTTCATcacgattttctaaaaatttttgcatacactcattaatatttaatactgTACTTTCGTTATAGAGTTTTTGATCTATTTCTACATGGTCCATGAAACCACTGTTCGTTTTgtaagaggtaaatttatagTATAATATTATGGTAATTGGGGATTTTTCGTTCGCGTCCgctatacagagtgtccgttgcagagttacattattttccaatgtttttttacattccTACAAAAATATCCGTTGTTATGAGGTGTCTTTTAAGGGAGGCTTCACTGTACTGGGTGggcaaccttatcgcgcacccaagaaaatcgccacttctaatgaaataaaaattctgaaattttacacaccagCCTGTACATTGATAAGGACCATTCTCGATTCtcgatttttataaaatttttttgttaataaataaagtcgtagcagttttgtgagtttttgggcactaactgttaatttaccttcaaagtttttagacaaaatgAATCCTTACCTGCTAGCCTATCGAATGCTGgtatcagaattataaatttttacttggttggtgaaataatcggtcttttttatttagacgcaAACCAGACgtgatttattaaaagatgGTATAATTTGCCAACAAAGGGATCAATATTACTgcagttttttaatgtaaacaaCATATCAACTGTTTTTGTTGTATTCAAGCCCAGTTGATTCGAAGAAAACCATTTGCTGGCCAGCAATTTCGCTTGATCACTGTTTTCTGTAGCTGCGTCCAAAGTCTCACCACTGTTGAGTATGTGACGGGCCAAATTGGCCCTCCTTAATTAACGCGGGTCACGACCCTCCCGGGGTACCAACGGAAAAGGAACAGACAGGCAATGTAACATTTATGAACACGTGCGAGATTACTAAAAATCACgggaaattaaaacaaagcccAACAAAATAAGTACGCAAAGTCAAACGTCTGGGGCACATCCAGGCCAGGGAAATTGAATGGTAGATAactaaaatgcattaaaatgCACCCtccaaaagttaaaaacaatacCGAATAAAAATCCGTCTGGGGCACGAGAAAGGAAGCACAGGGCAACACCAACAGGAAATTCACCAACTTACTTAACCTCGGGGTTGACCAAATTTACAATCAATAAGGGTTGAGTAGGGGACCGAAGTAAcgagtaaaattaaaacaaaaatcaaatgaGTCTTACGCCGAGTTTTTTCGAAGTAAGAAGTACCGAGCGGTTGCGGTATTGCCTTACCGTTCTCAAAAGATCCTACGGTGATCAACTGTTTTAAGTGACAATTGTGTTGTATtgtgaaaaaaagaaaagccCTAAGTGCCCtgattttggaattatttcatCGAGGCAACTTCGCATGATGCATTGTGAGTTTTGGTCAATTTGAATTCTCTTTACTCCGAGCATGGATCGTTATCAGCTCTTTCGTATTTTGGTTTATGCTTTGTCGGACTTTGTTGTGATATTTTTCCATGTTTATGAGACagaacagactcagtattaaTTACCAGTCAGGAAAATATACGGTGAACACTAGCGGGTGGTTTGCGAAACAATAGATGTTAAAGATAGGTAAACTGTTTCTTTTCTCGAGGTGGCCAGAGTTTCTCACGTTGTTCGACATGGAccttgttgtaaaaattatcataAGTACCTGCCGAACGTTTTGGGGTTGTAAATTACGTAACAAAGGCGGCGGACGCTACCTGTTTATTTGAACGATTCGAACGCCGTTGCGAATGATAAATGAACGAAACTTTGTTGGATTTTTAAAGACTAAATAAACGTTAAGTACTATAATTGTTAGAACTAGAAGTAAATTAGGGTTATATGTGGTATTCGGTAAATTCATGTACTCAATTCGGTGACGGGTATTTGGTGAATCAATCCAGGACCGGTTCCATAAGAGATGGCGATTCCCAATAGATTTAGTATTTGTCTCCTTAATGCAAGCATACTTATTACTTTTTGTACTTTTCAAATATGTTAATTAAACTATTTATTAATGAGTACGTCTTTAATGTGTCTGCCTCAATCTTTCCCAAATAATTGTTTCCGCAACATAGCCGGAAGACCTACctcaaataaatgtttttcgcTCTGGTGGCGGCTACCACTCGGCCCCGAAGTATTAAACTTAATCATAGTTTAATTACCCGCCACAGACGAaatggcgcagtcagtaggatttACAATTATGATGGAAAGACAGAAAGTTTATCATTACAAAACGAGTTTTGATAATTCCACACTGAGATAGATAGTTCGCGGTACGTTTTACGCAAACTAAGGTAGCACTGCGTAGTGAGCGGCAAAAAGCGGATCAAAAGTTTTGTTGTAATCGAACTCGTATAGCATTCTTTGGTTAAAAAGCTCATGTAATACGTCAGAATCTTGCTTTGGTCACTTATTAGAAAGAATGGGATCAACGTAAGTTCAATGAAAAACGCCAGAtggtataaaaaattttatatttattttttaaattatataagtTGCCAAATGTCAACTTGAAATCCCATCGCCGTCCCAATGTACGCGGCGGCTATATTCCCCACTTGCAAATTAGTAAGGTAGCCCTGGAGTGACGGGGGGGGCGTCGTAAGCCAGAACACATCAATCCGCCTGACATATTCAAAAGTCCCTACGGGGATCTCGAACAGTACCCTGTCCATAATAATGTCTGGGATAGACCCATGTATGAATACCAGTTGGGGGTCATAATCCCCCATATATCCAGCAGGTGcaactataaaaaaacaaaattttttttttgatgaaaacatttttgcagAAAAGGTCTGACAAtaaagtgttcaaaattgcAAAGACTAGAATTTCTAATAATATTGACTTTTGgtaatgtaaaataaactCGACCGAATCAGTACCAAAATGTAAATTTCAATGTAGAATTACTAGGCAatcaaaatttggttaaagTTAGCAATATGgcacattaaaaatatgaacaGGAGCAACAAAGGTTCTACTTATAAAAGAGTAATAAAATATGGGTACTTACTTGAAGACATTGTTGTGACGATGGTCAACTAAGAAAAGACCCCTACTGCGAGAACATCAGGTCAAAAGAGGGTGCATTGcgcgtaaacaaaaattattcaatttcaaTTGAAAAACACTTCGTCACCAAAGCGGTTCATTTTTCGATAATCAGGAATTAGGATGCCTGACAatccaccaccaccaccaccaccaccaggAAACCAACTAAGGAATGCACTAGGGTTATCAACTGCTGCGACGCAATTAATACCTAATTATTCGGGCGAAGACTCGGTACGCACGTTTTTGAGCTATGTCGAAGATGTCTCGGAGCTGGAGGGATGGAACGAGGTGCAAAAGGTCAAAGTGGCACGTCTTAAATTGCAAGGACCCGCTCGGAGATTAGTTGAATGAAATGAGGAATTGAAAAGTCCCGCTTGCACTTGGATTCAATTGAAAAATGCATTGATTCAAAGATTTGAGAAAAAGGTGATGCCTGTAGAACAACTCCATCGGTTCCGCTCATGTACTCAACGGGAAGGGGAATCGGTGACCGAATTTGCAGAAAGATTGCAAATGTTAGGAGCTGCAACTATGAAGAAAACAGCTGATCCGAATCGAAATGAGTGGATTAGGGCACAACTTCTAGAGGAATGCTTAGTACAATTCTTAGAGGGACTGAACACAGCAATTCAGTACAAAGTAATGTCATCCGCTCCAAGGACGTTCGAAGAAGCCGTGGAAATCGCGCTGCGAGAGGAACAAATTGCCACCAGGTTACGAAGAAAAACTCTACAGAGAGCAATCGACGCCGAAGAAAGCAAACTCCAGGACACACAGGAAAACATCCAACCCAGACAACAACGACAATTTGCAAACACATCAAAATTTAACAGCAATCAACaatcagaaaattttaaatgttgggGTTGTGGTCAAAAAGGACATACGCGCGcgaattgcaaaaattgtttcgaATGCGGTAAATCCGGTCACATGCAGCGCGACtgttttatattcaagcgTAAACAGGCGGGTCAAAGAACCCAGGGTGGGCCTCAAAACAAGGCAAATTTAAACGGGAACAGGGCTGTCTCCAAGAATTGGGGGGCAGcccgcaattaaatttaacaaaaacaagtaCAACGTCCCAAAACCTCGTTTGTCACATTATGTTAAGTtcaaaattcaattcaatttcaTTAAACATCGAGGGAACCATCGTAAAAGCATTAATCGACACCGGCTCGGACATATCATTGGTTAAATACTCGGAATTAAACAGCAACCAAAGACAGCGAATTACGGAGAGCGACTTAATCTTGCGGGATGTTCAAGGGACAACAATTAAGAATATcggaaaagtgaaattaactgttaaaattgggaaaatgAAGAGAGCAATTCATCAGTTTATAGCAGTAGGCGACGGAATGAGATTTCGCGGAACATTGTTACTCGGACTAGACTTTTTACATAGATTCGAGGTTTTCATTTGTTGGTCTGAAAAGACAGTGAAGTTACTGAATCAGGAAATCCAATTGGAGACGGAAGAAGATGAAATAAGATTAATCGAAAAGGAAGATGCATCAAAGAAAATTGAGGCGTCACACCTGCAGGTAGTTCAAATAGAAGAGAAAGAAAAAAGCCTGATCACTAATGAGAGTGAAGGACAAGGAGACTTCCCAGGGGAAGTGAAACAACCAGATGAAGGAAAGCATCCTCAGAGTCATACGGGCCCTAAGGCAGGGAGAATTGACCCGAAGGAGACCTTCATGGAAGGAAGTTGTAATAGTGATGACGGAGAGCATTCTCAGAGTCATACGGACCCTACGGCAGGGGGAATTGGCCCGCAGAATACCGTCATCAGCTCGCAGGAGatgaataaaaacagaaaagagGAAAAACAATGCGTATACGTAGAAGATGggagaaaaaaagaaatgagaaaagaaACGGAAGGAGGTGGTACCACCAAAGCGGATAACGAGGTTATCGAGGGAACAGAGGTGTGGAACGCGAAATACGTAACCGACCCAAAATGTGAATCTTTTACCAATAAGGGCCCAAAATTGGAAAAGGATGAACAGGGTCTAACAGATCGAAAGATCTTTTGTCAAGATAATAAGGACAACGCGATAGAAGACCAACAAAATAGGAGAGAAGATAGCACAACAAAAGTAAAACTGAACGAAGAATTGCAGATCCCGGCAAGATGTAGAGCAATTTGTGctggaaaaatagaaaaacaggTTCAAGGAGATATCATTCTTATTGAGACATACCAGCATCAACATCAAGGATTATTAACAGCAAGAACAATTAGTTACAATCAAGAAACAATTTTCGCACAAATTATGAATGTGTCCAATCAACCTATTAAACTGCAAAAAGGGGAGGTAATAGGAATAGCTCAAGTGATAGAAACAACAGTAAAGGAAATCGAACAAGACCACCAAGTACGAAGCGTTCAAGCGGAGCCTGCAGAATTAGAGAAACtattaacaattattaattatcccAAGCAAGACCCAAACATGTGCAaggaatttgaaaaattaatcaagGAATATTATGATATATTTCGAGCACCAGATCAAAGATTAACGTGCACAACGGAAGTGAATCATCGGATAATTACCGAAAATGTACCACCTATATCAAAACGACCGTATCGTGTTCCATTTCATCGAAAGGAAATCTTGGATAAGGAAATTCAAACGTTACTAGACAATGACATCATACAAGAAAGTTCATCACCTTGGTCAGCGCCAGTAATCTTATTAGAAAAGAAAAGGCATCCCGGAGAAGATCCAGAGTTTCGACTCTGCATAGATTATCgtgaattaaacaaaattaccaAACCGGACTTCTTCCCGTTACCAATACTTCAAGAAACAATTGATCAATTATCAGGAGCGTCGTTATTTTCAATCATGGACATGGTCAGTGGATATTTTCAAGTGGAATTACACCCGGATTATAGAGAAATAAGTGCCTTTAGTACACCAACAGGACACTACGAATTTAAAAAGGATGGCCATGGGTCTTAGAAACGCACCAAGCACGTGGCAACGACTCATGTATTCAGTTTTCTCTGGACTCGTAGGTTTAGAATGTTTGGTCTACCTGGATGACGTCATCGTATTCAGTTCATCAGACTACAAAGAACATCTGGAAAGactgaaaagtgtttttgatAGATTGAGGCAAGTGAATCTCAAGCTAAAACCAACCAAATGTAATTTCCTGATGAGAGAAGCCAAATATTTAGGCCACATAATTTCATCAGGAGGAGTACCAGTGCTTTCCATGTTCAGTGCGGAAGAGATGGAAAAATTGGCAGAGTCAACAATGGAAAAGATGTGGGGTTGGTTCAGCTGAATCGGAAATATAACAAGTGGACTGTTAGGATTATGCTTAAGCTGGAGGACACTGAAGTGCTTATAAATGCAATCACGATCCATCGGACACACGGATGGTCCTATAAGCTGCTGGCCAGATTTTGGGACAGTCTGACGTTGTGGTTTCTTTATATGAAACACAAAAAGGAAGTAGCACGCAAGTTTGGCCCACACACAGAAAATCTTTTCGCACAACCATCAGCCCAAGTCAGGAAATGGAAATGGTTAACCTTAGTAAATCGGAGCCGTGTCTTGAGTCAGTAGTGACACAAAGTGTTTATCCGGAATTAACAGAGCAAGCAAACCGAAAGGTAACCTTTGAGGATTCCCACTCTAAGTTCATACCCGGAATTTAGATCGCAATACTATTGTAGCAATAAAGTCCAACAAAGTGAAACAAGTTCATTAGTAAATAGTAATAGGTTTTGGGGTAAAGATGATCTTGAATTGAGTGACAGCTTACAATCATCACGCCCAAGTCCAAGGAGAACAATACAACCGGATTGGTACCCTGTTCTACAACCGTCGCCCGAGCATCCTTGGCTTATATACGTATCAGCGCAAGCTCTGGGCGCAACAATCCCACCGGGACCCTGGAGCGTGACATGGGAAAACCAGGAATCCAAAGGATGGGGAATGTCAATGGCACAAAACTTACCAATTACCATAGCATTGAATTGTGGGGTCAATTATAAAATCTATGCTTCACAACCAATTCCACACACCGCGAACACGGCGTACACACGGTCAGTGCACTACTATCCAAATTGTCCAAGCTCGAACGAAATCACGGAAAACAACATCCAGAAGATCATCAGCCAAGTAACATGGGTGATACTGATACTGACCTTCCTATTCCTATTAATTTGCATGATCACCACACGTAATCTTCGCAGAATCAAACGGCAACAAAAAAACCTGGCACTCATTCCAAGTTACCAGCGTTTTTCCCAAGGAACCCTCACCTCACAAGGGTCAGGCCAAACAACACAGATCAACCCACATTATGACGTACCAAAACAACCACCAAAGCCAGTATTTACGTGGAAAGAAGAGACTCAACAACAACACCCAGAGGAAACCGGCACAACCTCACGAAAAGCAAAGGCGTCCTATCGCGTTTCCACCATCCAGGAAGAAGACAGTGCCTATGAGGAAGTTTTAGTGATTGTATGAAAAGTGGATAGTGCCGAGAGTGCGCGTAATTATTGTCCGTCACGCCTAGTTGTCAATTAGAACTAAGAACACCTAAAATTTTCTCCAGGGATAGGTTAGTAACAATCAACAATTAGTATCATATTTTCACAATTGGGTTATTCCCAGGAAGAAAATTCAGGGTTAAGATAAGTTAAGGTAGTTGAAAAGACATGGGTTATTAAAACCCATGCTTTTCTTGTGAGAGGGGAGTGGTTGTGACGGGCCAAATTGGCCCTCCTTAATTAACGCGGGTCACGACCCTCCCGGGGTACCAACGGAAAAGGAACAGACAGGCAATGTAACATTTATGAACACGTGCGAGATTACTAAAAATCACgggaaattaaaacaaagcccAACAAAATAAGTACGCAAAGTCAAACGTCTGGGGCACATCCAGGCCAGGGAAATTGAATGGTAGATAactaaaatgcattaaaatgCACCCtccaaaagttaaaaacaatacCGAATAAAAATCCGTCTGGGGCACGAGAAAGGAAGCACAGGGCAACACCAACAGGAAATTCACCAACTTACTTAACCTCGGGGTTGACCAAATTTACAATCAATAAGGGTTGAGTAGGGGACCGAAGTAAcgagtaaaattaaaacaaaaatcaaatgaGTCTTACGCCGAGTTTTTTCGAAGTAAGAAGTACCGAGCGGTTGCGGTATTGCCTTACCGTTCTCAAAAGATCCTACGGTGATCAACTGTTTTAAGTGACAATTGTGTTGTATtgtgaaaaaaagaaaagccCTAAGTGCCCtgattttggaattatttcatCGAGGCAACTTCGCATGATGCATTGTGAGTTTTGGTCAATTTGAATTCTCTTTACTCCGAGCATGGATCGTTATCAGCTCTTTCGTATTTTGGTTTATGCTTTGTCGGACTTTGTTGTGATATTTTTCCATGTTTATGAGACagaacagactcagtattaaTTACCAGTCAGGAAAATATACGGTGAACACTAGCGGGTGGTTTGCGAAACAATAGATGTTAAAGATAGGTAAACTGTTTCTTTTCTCGAGGTGGCCAGAGTTTCTCACGTTGTTCGACATGGAccttgttgtaaaaattatcataAGTACCTGCCGAACGTTTTGGGGTTGTAAATTACGTAACAAAGGCGGCGGACGCTACCTGTTTATTTGAACGATTCGAACGCCGTTGCGAATGATAAATGAACGAAACTTTGTTGGATTTTTAAAGACTAAATAAACGTTAAGTACTATAATTGTTAGAACTAGAAGTAAATTAGGGTTATATGTGGTATTCGGTAAATTCATGTACTCAATTCGGTGACGGGTATTTGGTGAATCAATCCAGGACCGGTTCCATAAGAGATGGCGATTCCCAATAGATTTAGTATTTGTCTCCTTAATGCAAGCATACTTATTACTTTTTGTACTTTTCAAATATGTTAATTAAACTATTTATTAATGAGTACGTCTTTAATGTGTCTGCCTCAATCTTTCCCAAATAATTGTTTCCGCAACATAGCCGGAAGACCTACctcaaataaatgtttttcgcTCTGGTGGCGGCTACCACTCGGCCCCGAAGTATTAAACTTAATCATAGTTTAATTACCCGCCACAAGTAGTGACGTATCATTCGCAAATAATGTCACTTTGGTGTTCTTTAACCAATATGGAAAGTCATTAACGTATATTAAGAAAAGTGAAGGACCCAAGACAGATCCTTGAGGGACACCACACTCAACAGGAGGACTCTCAGACacagtatttttaaagttgaCACTTTGTTGTCGATCACCTGAATATGAAGATAATTACTTAAATCAAGGAATGTGGCTTTTGCAAACTTTGCATTTTCAAAACAATCATGAATCTCGTTCGTAAAGTCCGTAATGGCATCAACTGTGCTTCGACTTTGATACCTGTGTTTTGACCATTTGGGTGGAACTGCCTGTACCTATAATTTTTGTCGCATAAATACGAATAACTCTGTAGCGAACACATCataagcacttttttattcggaaataaaattgactagacgccctctggtgatgacttttgaactatgtcgaaaacagtaacg of the Tribolium castaneum strain GA2 chromosome 1, icTriCast1.1, whole genome shotgun sequence genome contains:
- the LOC135265308 gene encoding uncharacterized protein LOC135265308 translates to MKRAIHQFIAVGDGMRFRGTLLLGLDFLHRFEVFICWSEKTVKLLNQEIQLETEEDEIRLIEKEDASKKIEASHLQVVQIEEKEKSLITNESEGQGDFPGEVKQPDEGKHPQSHTGPKAGRIDPKETFMEGSCNSDDGEHSQSHTDPTAGGIGPQNTVISSQEMNKNRKEEKQCVYVEDGRKKEMRKETEGGGTTKADNEVIEGTEVWNAKYVTDPKCESFTNKGPKLEKDEQGLTDRKIFCQDNKDNAIEDQQNRREDSTTKVKLNEELQIPARCRAICAGKIEKQVQGDIILIETYQHQHQGLLTARTISYNQETIFAQIMNVSNQPIKLQKGEVIGIAQVIETTVKEIEQDHQVRSVQAEPAELEKLLTIINYPKQDPNMCKEFEKLIKEYYDIFRAPDQRLTCTTEVNHRIITENVPPISKRPYRVPFHRKEILDKEIQTLLDNDIIQESSSPWSAPVILLEKKRHPGEDPEFRLCIDYRELNKITKPDFFPLPILQETIDQLSGASLFSIMDMVSGYFQVELHPDYREISAFSTPTGHYEFKKDGHGS